In a single window of the Bufo bufo chromosome 5, aBufBuf1.1, whole genome shotgun sequence genome:
- the LOC121001990 gene encoding transcription factor Sox-17-alpha-like, protein MSSPDGGYSSDDQLQGKCSVPVMMPGLGQCQWAPDTITSSMGETKGKGDASNPRSKAEARIRRPMNAFMVWAKDERKRLAQQNPDLHNAELSKMLGKSWKSLTLTEKRPFVEEAERLRVQHMQDHPNYKYRPRRRKQVKRMKRADSGFMHMSEQPDHSILASDGRMCVDNFSLGYPEQSYHHSQLPQSGHHHYREAQVLGGHYESYSLPTPETSPLDIPESDHAFFTPPVQEECSVMPYGYNTPYASHQQNSGTTMLGRHLPQTEQMGQGSPVQGMMGCQTPPQMFYSQMYMSSAGRHHQVPQVSQPSPPPESQQMPRAEQVQPNDMLSEVDRTEFEQYLSYMTKSDVGMHYHGQEQAAENGLISSVLSDASTTVYYCGYSSV, encoded by the exons ATGAGCAGTCCTGATGGTGGATACTCCAGTGACGACCAGCTCCAGGGAAAGTGCTCCGTGCCAGTCATGATGCCCGGCCTGGGCCAGTGCCAGTGGGCGCCTGACACCATCACCTCTTCCATGGGGGAGACCAAGGGCAAGGGCGACGCTTCCAACCCCAGGAGTAAAGCCGAAGCGCGGATCCGCCGCCCTATGAACGCGTTTATGGTGTGGGCGAAAGATGAGCGCAAGAGACTGGCCCAGCAGAACCCGGACCTGCACAACGCCGAGCTCAGCAAGATGCTAG GGAAGTCCTGGAAATCTCTGACATTGACTGAGAAGAGACCATTTGTGGAGGAAGCTGAGAGATTGAGGGTGCAGCACATGCAGGATCATCCCAACTACAAGTACAGacccaggaggaggaagcaggTGAAGAGGATGAAGAGGGCAGACAGTGGCTTCATGCACATGTCTGAGCAGCCTGACCACTCCATACTGGCCAGTGATGGCAGGATGTGTGTGGACAACTTCAGCCTTGGGTATCCAGAGCAGTCCTATCACCACAGCCAGCTGCCCCAGAGTGGTCATCATCATTACAGAGAAGCTCAAGTCCTAGGTGGCCACTATGAGAGCTACAGCTTGCCTACACCTGAAACATCACCTCTGGATATACCGGAGTCTGATCATGCCTTCTTCACACCTCCTGTCCAAGAAGAGTGTTCAGTGATGCCTTATGGTTACAACACACCATATGCTTCCCACCAGCAAAATTCTGGCACTACCATGCTTGGTAGGCACCTTCCACAGACTGAACAGATGGGGCAAGGAAGCCCTGTACAGGGTATGATGGGATGCCAGACCCCTCCACAGATGTTCTACAGCCAGATGTACATGTCCAGTGCTGGTAGACATCACCAAGTGCCACAAGTCAGTCAACCTTCTCCTCCACCTGAGTCCCAGCAGATGCCTAGAGCCGAACAAGTGCAGCCGAATGACATGTTGAGTGAGGTGGACAGGACTGAATTTGAGCAATATCTTAGTTACATGACCAAGTCAGATGTAGGAATGCATTACCATGGCCAGGAGCAAGCTGCAGAGAATGGCCTGATCTCCTCAGTACTGTCAGATGCCAGCACTACTGTCTACTACTGTGGTTACTCCAGTGTATGA